DNA from Rhipicephalus sanguineus isolate Rsan-2018 chromosome 11, BIME_Rsan_1.4, whole genome shotgun sequence:
CTGTTGCATTTAAGAAAGCAGGATTCTACATGCTGCAGGAAGCACCATTTTGATTTAGAAATTGAAAGTAGCGGCTTAAAAGTGTTATTTAAAGAGTTGCATGTAATGGGAGAAATTGATATTTCCGCATGGCTCAAACAAGTGCACAATAATTTAGCTTTTCCTAGCTCACGGTAAGACGGGTAGCTCAAAGTGAATAACAGCGGTTGAACGAAGACTTGGATGTCGTTGGAGCCAATGTCTCTACAAGCTGGCACACTGACGAGACAAACTTTTCGACCAGCCAGTGTGTCGAGCCATTGTTTCAACGTTCCTTCATTACCTGATGAAGACATATTCtcttgtcaaaacattggctctGGTTAAATGTCTTGTTTGACTTCTGTTTTTCTACACTTAGGCTGTAGGTCTATGTAACCGTGGTTGACATTTTGAACGAAGTTTAATTCTTAGTTTAAAACTTGGCCAATAATTTTTTCTCTTCATCGTTCAAGGACATCTGCGAGACGGTAGACGCTCGCCGGGGTGACCTGGACTGGCTGAACCAGCGGCTGGAGTCTCTGGTGCCGGGCATGGAGCCTGAGGAAGCCAAGAAAGAGAAGGAGCGGCTGGCCGGCTTGGTGGCTCGCTACGGCGCCCTCTTGCCCGTCATGGAGACCACTACGATCGTTTCCGAGACTGTCTCCAAGTGCTACTTGTACCGAGAGGAGGTCACCCAGGTGCGTTGTCTTTGTGTGCTTCTCGTGTGAAACATTCACAAGTAGACGGAAAGATATGCGTAGTCAAATCCCTCTTCTTTACGGCAAGGAGCATCAAAAATGTCAGCAAGAAGCATTCTGCTCTGCTATATGGATTGCAGAAGTAGTACTGCTTTGAAGCGCTACTTGTTCTGTGTCCATATCTGTCACTGTTTCAGGCCTATTAGGGAAACTTTTGTAAGCAGACCAAAGTGCCCCTGTAGAATCAATACTAAACATCTGCTTCCTATGTTTTTCTCAGCAAATCATAGGGAACATGTCATTACAAAAAAATGTTACTCTGGTCTATAGACCAAAGGCGTACAGTCAAACCTAGCCATAGAGGTTACATATGACATAAAATAGTTTTTTTATATAAGAAAATTTATTATAGCCGTATATCCATAACACTGTACTATGGCATGACTATTCTTAATGTACTTATTTATAACTACTAGTTCTTTATATCTGTATTTGGTGCATCGAGGTTCGAATGCCAAGTTTTTGCTGTTATTGTGGTACACCATAGGTCACGCGCTGGCTGAGAGAAGTCCGGGAGTCCAAGGTGGTCCCCGAAGAAATTCCCCTCGACAGTCCAGAGAAACTGGAGCAGATGGTGCAGAAACAGAAGGcaagttcatttatttatttatttatttatttatttatttacacatactgcaatCCCCAAAGAGATTTTCGCAAGGTGGAAGTACAATATATAACAGTACAAACATAGGCAACAAATCAAAACAAGATGTAATACATTGCTTCTAAAAAatacaaatgaaaacaaatagATTGCTTATGTTATTGCTTTTACTATATGAACATCATGCAACACTTGTGCCATCTCACATTCTACTGTTTAATTAGCCACTTTCCCATTTTGAACAAGCACATCTTGTCCTTGCCGAACTATCCCCAAATCGTTTTGGATGAGTGTAGCTCGTCTACTTAACAGAAAAGCCTTTTGTCATCGTTAGAATGATTAAAATTGTTAGATTGATGAAACTATTCTCAGAATGCCGAATGCTTTCATGAGTAGTTAACAATGAACTTCATTTAGCTAATTTgactttctttttcaacagcgaGAACGTGCTTTTTTAAGAGAGAAATTTTCTATACGAACTTTTATAAAAGATAACCATTTTAAGGATTAAACTTATTGAAATATCAAAATGGTTAAGGAATTAAAACGCCATCTTTCTTTTGGATGCCGGGAGACGCAAGTTCTTGGTAGCTGCACTGGGAGATACGCAAGAGTCGAGTGCTCCCACAGAGTCATGTGATTTGCAATTTACTCCAGGGCTaatgagaatttttttttatttccgatTTATAGGAAGTGGTGGAAGAGCTGGAGAAGCGTCAGGGAAGTGTCCTGGAAAGCATCAAGTCAGGAAAAGACCTGCAAACCGTCAAGGGTGCCCCGGAATTTGTGTCCAGCGACGTGAAAAAGCTGGAAGAAGAGTGGTCCCAGGTGTACCACGAAGCGGTTGAGAAACTCGACCGCATGACGGTAAGTCCTACGTTTGGAATATGCTTGAAACGCACTGTAAATGTGTCTGTATAAAGTTTCTTATGATCTACCTGGAGGGATAAGTGGTGCTGCAGCAGCTGGTAGTGTACGTGGGAAAGTGAGGCGTCTGCATTGGAGAACCAGTATATTTTAAAGATTTGTCTAGCAATCTCGCTCAGCAGTTTTGTCGCTACTACAGTCCAGGTAAAATGATGCTTGTGCTCTGTACTGAGAAATTATTATCAAACAAATGTGCACACTTgcttatacagtagactctcattaaacggaacctgaaggggccaagaaaatgtgttccatttaacaggagttccgtttactgagagatgaacgagAGTGCAGAATCAAAGTGAAACgaattatattagatgcagttccgtttaagcagcagttccgtttaacagatttccgtttactgagagtctactgtatactaGTGCTATATTACATGTAAACTGCACCCATTAGTGCATGGCGGCTTCAAATTACATTGCTGGTCGTACTTAAGCTTCTCATGAGTGTGTTTTGTCATGATAGTCCATGCGAGATACTACTGATTGACCTCAGTCTACAATCACTTGATAAATCATGGTTGATCAACTGATCATGATAAGCCGCTATCAGTTGATAAGTTTGGGTGGCTTAGTCTTTCGAACTCTTTATGTAGGGATGGGCAAAAGCCCTAAGAATGGCATATAAAAAGTTATAGTCCAACTCCAAGGTTTTGAGCAAGTATGAGAAGGCATGTGTTAACTGTTTGGTTGTTTCACTTGTACAACTGTTCTTTATTGTTTCGTTGATTAATTATAAGCGACTTGCTATGAAGTCTCTGGATTTGGATAAGGTGTTATCTACATACCCATGAAAACGTTTTAGGCCGCACCAAATTTAAGAAGTGCCATGTATGCCATATCTTATCATTATTCTCAATGCATCACGAATGGACAGTCATGTCAGGTTTTCATATTGTAGGTTCTGGTAATGTAGGAAATTCAGTGTTTACTCCCATTCTAAGCCATTGTCAATGTACACATCATTTACCTGTAACAAACAGAAGGAATGTGATGTGTGTGCATGTGATCTAACAGATGGAAGCTCCTGCCAGCCTGTGTCACCGATTTGACCATTGTATTCGCATTTAAGAGTACAGTTGAAGATCATCTGTACTCTTGGAAGGCACGTTGCAGACCTTTTATTTGATCTGCCTATTGCCATGcccctttatttctttattttaatgtatttgggcttcacccacaaaaaacTGCTAGCAGCGGTTGGCGCAGGCTGCactgcaatgtttgggaagctttgcgattgtttgaggttgttctgttaagattatgcgcaggacgcgagcagtCTAGCTTAGTCAGGAGCTTGCACAAGCACCAACGATAATACTGGAAGATTTGATCACTGATGTATAAGAGACGATGCGCTTCGCCAAtaatcagattatcgacggccgacaactgtgatcgctgctatcagtgtaagcgcgtattgcttgtactttgacttttcctCTCCTGGGCACAAGTTTTGCCTAAGAAAGAGTTTTCGTCTGTACCAGCTTGTGTTCAGCGTACTTCACCGTCATGACCATGTGACACTATGTTACCCTCTCCCCTGTAATATCTTTGTGTCTTGCATGTGTTCTGATAAGTAAATGTTCAAAATTCTTTATGACATGCAGAAGGACAGCCAGCGCTGGCAGGAGTTTGAGAAGCTTCGTCAGGAGATCCTACGGCTTCTGGCTCAGGCTGAGCAGGAGCTGGTCAACATTGGACTCCTGGCCGACATGGAACAGAAGAAGCTGGAACAGTGCATCAAGGAGAAGCAGGTTAGTCAGGAGACTGTTGGCAATGTGTTTGAACATGGCAGCTATGTGTCGCACTTAATGATCAAGTTAGGAAATTACTTAGTGTCCAGGTGAAGCTTTaggacagtggttctcagccgtgGATGTTTCAGAGACCCCTTGTAGACTGGTGAAACTGATGGgtgaccccttgcagtgagagaaagggggaggggcggggggagtTAGTAAATTAACACAAAATGCAGCGTGAAAtgggtgccttttatttcttctacttttgcaaagaatggtcaaacaaaAGTGCCACGTCAATTCAATCTCGATAGCTTATAAATAAGGTGTGCAGTCTGCCGCAACATTCAACCTTTTTCTAGCTGTATTTgcttttcaaatatgcaagcctgaaaAAAGCGTACTTGCACGCTCATGTCATAGAAAACTGCAACGAaaactttacagccatctcacgAAGAAGGAGAAACGTAAGTCAGCTCCTCCGCAATGTAAACATGTTATGCAGTGAAGCAGATCAAAAATCAGAAGGGACCACTGTCACAGGACATAATGTGCCTTTCAAAAATCGCCTTTTCTTTTTCGACCATGAGTTTCGAGGACCCCCAAAAATGGCTTTGCGGACCCTCATATGAGGACCACTGCTTTATGAGCTATGTTCTTTGAATAGTTACTCTAGGGATTGTATGTGCTACACAGTGGGTCCTTTACGCATCATCCTTTTATTCCTCTCACTAGGGATGCTTACAGCATCAATATCCTTCATGCATGTCATCACAAAAGCCTTGCGTATGTCGCCACAAGGGTGTCGCGTATGCCATCATAAAATCACCACGTATGCCATCACAAAAACCTGATGTTTTTAATCGCAAAACCATCATGTATGATCTTGAAGGTATCATGCATGTCATCTCAAATGCATAATGTTGGTCATTGCAGAAGCATCATGTATGTTTTTGTGAAATCATTATGCATGTCATCACAAAAACGTCACAAGCATCACCACAAGAGCGTCAAACATGACATCACAACAGCATAACATATGTCATCACGAAAGTTTTGCAGTAGTATTATCCTGACCTGTTGTCATCACGTGCATTACCACAAAAGCGTTATGCACAACATCATGAAAGGATAACATATGTCATCATGAATGTTTTGTAGTATTATCCTAGCTTGTTGTTGCCGTTCCTTGCCGATTTTGAGTGGTGTTCTGCACGCGCAGGAAGCCGCCAAGAAACTGCAGGAGTCGATGGACAGCATGCTTTCCCGGCTGCGATCTTTGGCCGACGAACTGTCTACACAGCTGGGACCCCAGAGGGAGACCCTGTTGCGTGCCGAGCTGGACAAGACGGAGCGCAAGACGACCACCATCCTGACCACTGTGCACGAGACAGTGCATCGGCTGGAGACGGCAGCCAGCAAGGGCACCGACCTGTCCGACCGCCTGTCCCGGCTCAGCCAATGGCTCGACACCGCTCAGGACAAACTGACGGCAGCCACTGAGGGCCCGGTACCCGAACAGCTGGAAGAGGTCCAGGTCAGTTGGTTAACTAACGCGAAAGCATTATATGTATGATGAATCAAAAACTCCAGGTGAACAGGCATCAATATGAATGGTACAAAACGTCACATGGTACTTAAGTCAATAAATAAAGCGAATTACCGTGTATCAAAGTTACTTAATGTGAATTCAGATTGTACTAGAGTACATAAAGGTTAATTGAAGTGAATTACAGTGGCTAAGGTGAATTAAGGTGGGGATTAGGGCGTGGAGTAGTATGGAGTAGGTGGACTAATGTGTGGATTATGGTGGATTATGATAGATAAGGTGCATCAAGCTTTCGTCTCAATTGCCCTAGCGTTAGTTAAGAAACCCCAGAGATTTTTTCTGCAGCACATAGCAATCAAACGTTCCGTCACTGCCCCTGCATTGGCATTTGTCATAATACAGCATATTATCGCTGCTTTTTTCTTCAATAAGGACACACTGGTGACTTAATTAAGAGACACCTTCGGCATGTGATGATTTTGGAGATAAAACAAGATTTTTTCTAGTGACTGACACTGGCCCCGTGATAGTGACGTGACAGAGTGTCTAGTTTATTCAAACCACGAATGCTTATTCCAATTTTAAAAGAGTAAGCATTTGAGAATGCCATTCAAGCCATAGATGAACAAGAAGGGTACACAGCCTACAAAGGTTATGTAATGAAAGGTTAAATGCGAAGGAAGAATTCGGAAGGGACAACAGGAGTGCAAAACAACGCTACTAGCGTAAACTATGTGCCAACTAGCGCAATGCAATACTCTGTTAAATTTCATTTCAGGTTCATTTGAATGAAGAAATGAAGTTCTAGGTTATTTCTTCAGTTACTGCCAGCTTTTGGTGCTTTTTCtattcctttttatttctttaaaatTTAAACTTGTGCCAAATGTGCTTTCGTGAAATATGCACTGGCCAGCCTAACACAGTAATCTGCTAACAGTAGGTCACATCATGAGGTCGAGCAGGATGCGTCGTTGTAAACGATGATCCAAGACGTTAAGGCTTTGTAAATGCGCATTCTCTCTCAGGACCTGAGCAAGGAGATCGAGGCCAAGCGCGAGGTCCTGGAGCAGATAGAGAAGGAAACGCAGGAGCTTCAGGGTCAGCGGCCGGAGCTGGCGCAGATGCCACGTCATGCAGTCGGCAGCCAAGGAGCTCGCCCAGGAGGGCAAGGAGATGAAGCAGGAGCTCAGCGACCGGCAGATCCGCATCGAGGTGCTCGCGAGCGTACTGTGCACGACGCGCAAGGGCTCGAGGACACGGAGGCCAACCTGGACCAGGGCCTGCCCACACCCGACTCGCTCGAACAGCTGGCCGCCAAGCAGGAACAGCTCCAGGTGAGGAGTACGCTTGCATATCTTGCTCTTTAAGTCTATCTTCTCTCTGCATCTCCCACCGCAACAGGTGACGACAAGGCAGTTACAGTCGAACCTAGATGTATAGGATCATACAGAAGACTCTTCATAATTCAAAGTTTTGGTTaattctaggcttgtgcgaatagtaaattttagctTTAAAAcgaattcgaagtgaatagtgatttggtcgaataatttcgaattgaattagaacagtatatatcacatattataaagaaaaacgagagtatttgtcatgacccaactaacctgcacaatattttttttagattGAAACAAGGAATGTGCAAatttcattctttttggttcaaaggaagtggaagcaactttcagtagtagcaggatttgactttcggtagaatgcaagtgataacctgtaaaatatgttacgtcttaaatttactatacttagagcatataaaccGGTATaaaaagcttttaaacttaaaaaacgaTGAATCGATGTGGGAATgacatgttcatttaacctttaAGTGGGGCTTTGTgacagtgcggatttttttttttggaaaggtgtattcatggtatagcacccctccgctgcagtgaaaccacctttacagagagGTTGCATACGGGCtaatatacactcaaacctcattataacaaagtcacatctgccatgaagATAACTTGGTTATGTcagaaaattcattataaacgtttatttataacactgtatatatgacaagactattcttcaattacttcgttatatccgtgttcgttatatcgaggtttgagtataCACCTATTCGTCCATTTCCAacaatttccaataatttaaatctgagtcggagcgaattcgaatactgtaatattcgtttgaatattcgaagtgctcgaatattcgcacaagcctagttaatTCATATTTTTTGCTTGTTCGTGCTGGAAATAAAGCCAATTGCCTGCCTACAGAGTGGGGAAACTAGCCGTATTGCATGCACCAACAATCACGTGTTGATTGAGGAAGAACAGAAAGAGCCTGAGATGGTCTGGTATTGATCTATCGCATATGGAACGCTTAATTAAGTCACTTTCGGCGCAGTACAATGATGTCCTGTGGAAAAGCGTATTAAGATTGGGAAAGGTTTACCAGCTGTCACAGGATGCAGCACATTTTGTACCTTAATTACACATGCATGCACGTGCACGGTGTGTGCACGTGCATGCAAAAACTGTGCTGGCAATCCTTCAGAGCTGTCTAAGATGTTGCCGTGGCTTTGAAAAACAGCAAATAAAAATgcacgccagttttcttttgtcgCACTCGACAAAGACCGAGTGTGTTTGAAATGCTTGCACGTGTGGCTCTTCAGCCATCTTGTCTGTCTGCTGACGTACCCTTGTAAATACGCATTCTATGTACCTGTCATCTGCGTCACAGTACGATTCAGAATAGAGTAGTATGTTGCACAGAGAACAGAAAAGTGGCTGGATATTTCGTTTCATTGAACATATACGCACTAAATCATGCAGCCAGCGCACAGTTCTCTTGTTCCATTCATGTGTAGCCATGGATTCTGAGGATTAGTAGTAGTTGCCTGCTaatgataataacaacaaaaaaactaaTTTGTGATATGCTCTAGGTGTGCTTTATAAATGGCCATCATTCAACAGGCAGTCGTTACACTGTCATGCCTGTTCAGCCACGGTGGAGTCCGCATAAATTTTATGAGAGCATTGTGCATTGTGTTTGTATTCCTCCAGAAACTTTACGAAGTCACAAAGAAGAAGATTGATGCTCTCTATGACCTGGCTGCCGAAGCGGGATCAGATGAGCCGGACCTGCAGCGCACCCTGGCTGAAATCATGGAGCGCTGGAAGCAAATCAAGAACATCTTGGAGGTGAGATG
Protein-coding regions in this window:
- the LOC125756398 gene encoding nesprin-1-like, yielding MRILSQDLSKEIEAKREVLEQIEKETQELQGQRPELAQMPRHAVGSQGARPGGQGDEAGAQRPADPHRGARERTVHDAQGLEDTEANLDQGLPTPDSLEQLAAKQEQLQKLYEVTKKKIDALYDLAAEAGSDEPDLQRTLAEIMERWKQIKNILESWLESLDNTGEKWKVIVTRVEEVVTWVTEKERQMEEPLKGTTPPEMEKQKESLRNLANEVTRKQQTLSELQSNIEQLGPGLSHTALTALHAQDVVQVRHDQFIVLPGACVRRNGTRFAAFQ